GCCGGTCGACGCGATCTCGTCGATGGGCTCGAAGATCGAAGCCAAGAAGCTGATGGCGGCCGCCGGTGTGCCGGTGCTCGCCGAGCTGACCCCAGCCGAAGTGGGCGCGACCGACCTGCCCGTTCTGGTCAAGGCATCGGCCGGCGGCGGTGGGCGCGGCATGCGCGTCGTGACTCGGCTCGAGGACCTGGCGGCCGAGATCGAGGCGGCCTCGGCGGAGGCGTTGTCGGCGTTCGGCGACGGCACGGTCTTCTGCGAGCGCTACCTGGCCGGCGGGCGCCACATCGAGGTGCAGGTGATGGCGGACCAGCACGGCACGATCTGGGCCGTCGGCGAGCGCGAATGCTCGATCCAGCGCCGCCACCAGAAGGTGGTCGAAGAGGCGCCATCCCCGCTGGTCGAACGCATCCCAGCCATGCGCCCGCGCCTCTACGACGCGGCCCGCACCGCGGCCGCCGCGATCGGGTACGTCGGCGCAGGCACCGTCGAGTTCCTCGCCGACGAGGCCGGAGAGTTCTACTTCCTCGAAATGAACACGCGCCTCCAGGTCGAGCATCCGGTCACCGAGGAGACGACTGGATTGGATCTGGTCGAACTGCAGTTCGCGATCGCGGGCGGCGCGCAGCTCGTACCGGAACCGCCTCCGACCGTTGGTCACGCGATCGAGGTACGCCTGTACGCCGAGGATCCGCTGCGTGACTGGCAACCGCAGACCGGCGTACTGCACCGGTTCGACCTGTCGTCCGGCGTACGAGTGGACTCCGGGGTGGTGGATGGGTCGGAGGTTTCGCCGTACTACGACGCGATGCTGGCGAAGGTGATCGCGTCCGGGCCGGATCGGACCGCGGTGGCGCGGCGGCTGGCCGGCGTACTGGAGCGGGCGGCGATCCACGGCGTGGGGACGAATCGGGACCTGCTGGCCTGGATCTTGCGGCATCCGGCGTTTCTCGCGGGTGACACCGACACCGCCTTCTTCGACAAGCATGGCGTGGGCGCGGGACCTGATGACGCGGCGGTGCGGGTGTCCGCGCTCGCGGCGGCGCTGGCGGACGCGGCGGGACGACAGGCGCGTACGCCGGTGCAGGTCGCGAGCGGCTGGCGGAACGTGCCGTCGCAACCACAGCGGAAGAAGTACCAGGTCGGCGCTGTCGGGTACGAGGTCGCGTACCGGTTGACCCGGGACGGATTGGTTGCGGACGGCAACGTACGGCTGATCCAGGCGGACCCCGAACGAGTGGTCCTGGACGTCGACGGCGTACGCAGGTCCTTCGCGGTCGCGGCGTACGCCGGGCTGGTGTGCGTGGACTCGCCGCTTGGCAACGTCAGCCTGACGCCGGTCGCGCGGTTCGTCGATCCAGCGCAGCAAGTAGCGGCCGGGTCGTTGGTGGCGCCAATGCCGGGGACGGTGGTACGCGTCGGGGTCCAGGTCGGCGACAAGGTGACGCAGGGCCAGCCGCTGCTCTGGCTGGAGGCGATGAAGATGGAACACACGATCGCCGCCCCGGCCGACGGCGTGGTGAACGAGTTGCCGGTGGACGCTGGACAACAGGTAGAGGTCGGTGCGGTACTGGCCGTGGTTGGGGAGGACGCATGAACCTTGCAGAAACCGATGCGACGGTCGGGGGATGCCGATGAGCTTCGTGGAGTCCGAAGAGCGGCGGGAGCTGCGGAAGGTCGTCGGTGAGCTCGGCGCCAAGTACGGCTACGAGTGGTTCAACCGGCAGGCCCGATCCGGTGGGTCGACCGCCGAGCTCTGGCTGGAAGCCGGCAAGCTCGGCTTCCTCGGTGTCAACCTGCCCGAGCAGTACGGCGGCGGAGGCGGCGGGATGGCCGATCTCTCGATCGTCCTCGAGGAGCTCGGCGCGGCCGGCTGCCCGTTGCTGATGATGGTCGTCTCGCCGTCGATCTGCGGCACCGTGATCTCGCGCTTCGGCACCGCCGATCAGAAGCAGCGCTGGCTGCCCGGTATCGCGGACGGCAGCACGATCATGGCGTTCGCGATCACCGAACCGGACGCCGGCTCGAACTCGCACCAGATCACCACCACCGCCCGGCGTACCGGAGACGGCTGGTCGCTGACCGGGCGCAAGGTGTTCATCTCCGGTCTCGACGTCGCGAAGGCGGTCCTGGTCGTCGGCCGGACCGAGGACGCACGCACCGGCAAGCTCAAGCCCGCCCTGTTCATCGTTCCGATCGACGCGCCGGGCGTGGAGTTCCGGCAGATCGAGATGGACCTGATCAGTCCGGACAAGCAATACGCGTTGTTCCTGGATGACGTACAACTCCCACCGGATGCGCTCGTCGGGTCCGAGGACGCGGCGCTGATGCAGTTGTTCGCTGGGCTCAACCCCGAGCGGATCATGGCGTCGGCGTTCGCGATCGGGATCGCGCGGCATGCGCTCGGCAAGGCGACCGCGTACGTCAAGGAGCGCGCGGTCTGGAAGGCGCCGATCGGCGCGCACCAGGGCATCGCGCACCCGCTGGCCCAGATCAAGATCGAGCTGGAGCTGGCCCGGCTGATGATGCAGAAGGCCGCGGCCCTGTACGACGCGGGTGACGACCTGGCCGCTGGTGAGGCCGCGAACATGGCCAAGTACGCCGCCGGCGAGGTCGCCGTCCGCGCCACCGACCAGGCGGTGCAGTCGCTCGGCGGGAACGGGATGACGGTCGAGTACGGTGTCGCGGCCCTGGTCGCGGCCGCGCGCGCCACCCGGATCGCACCGGTCAGCCGGGAGATGATCCTGAACTTCGTCGCCCAGCACAGTCTCGGTTTGCCCAAGTCCTACTGAGAGGCCTCGGCATGATCATCACCAGCGAGTTTCCACCCGTCGAGGTGCTCGACCTCCCGATCCACGACGCCGTCCTCGGCAAAGCCCAGGAGTACGGCGATCGGCCGGCGATGGTCGACGGCATCACCGGGCAGGAGCTCAGTTACGCCCAGCTGGACCGCATGACCCGGCGGATCGCGGCCGGCCTGGCCGAGCTGGGCATCAGGCATGGTGACGTGATCGCGCTGCACAGCCCGAACACGATCCTGTACCCGGCCGTGTTCTACGGCGCGACCCGCGCGGGCGCGACGGTGACCACGGTGAACGCGCTGTACACCGCCGACGAGCTGCACAAGCAACTCGTCGACTCGAAGGCGAAGTTGCTGGTGACGATTTCGCTGTTCCTGCCGATCGCGACAGCGGCAGTCGAGGGTACGGGCGTCGAGCAGATCTTCGTGTGTGACCAGGCCGAGGGGTACCGGTCAGTGCAGGAACTACTCGCGTCCACCGCGCCGGAACCGACGGTGACGATCGATCCGGCCTCCGATGTGGCAGTCCTGCCGTACTCCAGTGGAACCACCGGCGCGGCGAAGGGCGTGATGCTGACGCACCGCAACATCGCGACCAACATCTCCCAGGCCGAGGTGATGATCCAGATCGCTCCGGGTGAGCGGGTGATCGCGATCCTGCCGTTCTTCCACATCTACGGGCTGTCGGTGCTGATGAACCTTCCGCTCCGGCTCGGCGTGACCGTCGTCGTGCTGCCCAAGTTCGACCTGCAGCAGTTCCTGACCACGCTCGACCAGCAGCGGATCACGCGCGCGTTCGTGGCGCCGCCGGTGGTGCTTGCGCTGGCGAAGCACCCCTTGGTCGACGGGTACGACTTGTCCCACTTGAAGTACGTCACGTCGGCCGCGGCGCCGCTCGACGGTGAGCTGGCGCAGGCGTGCGCGAAGCGGCTCGGGTTGCACGCGGTCCTGCAGGCGTACGGGATGACCGAACTGTCGCCGGGCACGCACGCCGTACCGCAGGACGACCCGGAGCCGCCGCCGGGCGCGGTCGGGAAGCTGTTCCCGTCGACCGAGCTGCGACTGGTCGGTGCCGACGGCAACGATACCGACGAGGGCGAGATCTGGATTCGCGGGCCGCAGGTGATGAAGGGATACCTGGGTCGGCCGGCCGACACCGACGCGACCGTCGATCCGGACGGCTGGCTGCACACCGGCGACATCGGGCGGATGGACGCGCGCGGTTATCTGTACGTCGTGGACCGGGTGAAGGAGCTGATCAAGTACCACGGGTACCAGGTGCCGCCCGCAGAGTTGGAGGCTGTATTGCTCACCGACGACCGGATCGCGGACGCGGCGGTCATCGGCGTCGATGCTGATGGCAACGAAGTTCCGAAGGCGTTCGTGGTGCCGATGCCCGGGGTGGCGCTGACCGCGGCGGACGTGATCGCGTACGTGGCCGCGCGGGTGGCGCCGTACAAGAAGATCCGGCAGGTGGAGTTCATCGACGCGGTGCCGAAGGCGGCGTCCGGGAAGATCCTGCGGCGCGAGCTGCGGGCGCGCGAAGCCGCTAATGAGTGAGGTCACAAGTGAGTGAGGTGCTGCGGGCGCCGCAACAGGATCGTTCGCGGGCGACCCGGCAGCGGTTGCTCGAGGCGGCGGTGGAGTCACTCGCCGAGGTCGGGTACGCGGCGACGACGGTGAGTGTGGTGGCGACCCGCGCCGGGGTGTCGCGTGGGGCGGCGCAGCATCACTTCCCGACCAGGGCGGACCTCTTCGCGGCAGCAGTCGAGTACATGACCGAGGTGCGGCTCGCGGAGATCCGCGCGCAGGCGTCCGATCTGCCGAGCGGCGCGGGGCGTACTGAGGCGATCGTCGGGATGCTGGCGGACGTGTACACCGGGCCACTGTTCCGGGCCGCGTTGCACCTGTGGGTGGCTGCGTCGACCGAAGAGGCGCTGCGGCAGCAGATAGTGCGGCTGGAAGCACATGTGGGTCGCCAAGCACACCGGGCGTTGCTGGAAGTGCTGGAGGTCAGTGAGCGGACTGCGGGCGTACGGGAAACGGTGCAGGGCGTACTGGACATGGCCCGCGGGCTTGGGCTGGCTGCTCTGTTGACGGATGACAGTGCGCGGCGGCGCGGGATCGTACGCCAGTGGAGCCGGATCCTGGATCAGGCCTTACGCGAGCCCGGTGTGTGACCGAACGCGCGGCGGAACGTGTCGATGAACGCACTGGTCGACGCCCAGCCACAGGCGTGAGCGACGCGCGTCACTGACTCCCCTTCGGCCAAGAGCCTGAGTCCTTCGTGCAGTCTGAGTTGGGTACGCCACTGTGGAAAAGTCATGCCCAGGTCTGTCTTGCAGAGGCGGCTCAGGGTGCGTTCGCTCGCACCTACTACTGCGCCCAGCTCGGTCAGCGTCCGGCCGTCGGCTGGGTTATCCACAAGCAGTGCACAGGCTGCTGCCAACCGTGGGTCTTGGGCGGTGGGTAGATAAGTAGGGCGCTGCGGCGAGCCGCGCAGCTGGTCCAGCAGCACAGCCCGCAACCGCGCTCGCTCAGCCAGCTCGGACAGCGGCTGCTCGGACAGGGGCTGCTCGGTTGGCAGCCGCTCGGTTGGTGGCTTGGGCGGCTGTTGTTCGGTTGAGGTGTAGGTGAGGATCAGCTCGCGGAGCAGCGGGCTGACTACCAGTGCCGATGGGACATCCAGGCGCAGTGGGTTGTCTTCCAGGCCGATCGTGTGCAGGGCGGTCTCGCCGTACGCGCGGTGCTGGTGGACCGTGCCGGCCGGAATCCAGATGGCTCGGGTACCAGGCGCCACCCAGCTGCCGGCGTCGGTCGTCACGGACAGGACGCCGCGGCCCGCGTACACGATCTGGTTGCGGTCGTGCCAGTGCGCCTCGATGCCGCCGCCGGCCTGGATCGGCCGGTGACCGGTGTTCGCGGGCAGTTGGCTGGTTTCCGGCATCACTTGGCATTTTATCGGAAGCCGGACAAGGGTCGCGGCGGCGACGATCGTGAGGTGCGGAGACTTCGACCGATCGGACTGATGGCTACGGGCCACGCGTGTGTGGACGTGTACCAGGGTTGCGTGCCGGCGCTGGTCCCGTTCCTGGTCGCGGAGCGTGGGCTCGGGTACGTGGCGGTGTCCGGGATCACCTTGGCCGCGACCTTGCTGTCATCGGTGGTGCAGCCGCTGTTCGGCGTACTCACCGATCGGCGGCCGCTGACCTGGCTGATCCCGATCGCGATGACCACGGCCGGGCTCGGGATCGCGCTGATCGGCGTCGGCGACGGCTACGTACTCAGCTGGCTCGCCGCGGCGCTGTCCGGTCTCGGCGTGGCCGCGTACCACCCGGAGGCGGCCCGGATGGCGCGGGTGGTCAGCGACGGCAGTCATGTCGGGATGAGCTGGTTCTCGGTTGGCGGAAACGTCGGCTTCGCGCTGGCGCCGGTCCTGGTCACGCCGATCATCGCCGCGGGCGGGCTCGCGCTGACGCCGGTGCTCGTCGTACCGGCAATCTTCGGGGCCGCGATCACCTCGTGGGCGGTGCGCTCCCGGGTCACCGGCGCGGTCACTCGTACCCGGCCGGAGGGACCGGACGACTGGTCGTCGTTCCTGCGGTTGTCGGTGATCATGGTCTGCCGGTCGATCGTGTTCGTCGGCCTCGGGACGTTCATCGCGCTGTACGCCGGGCAGCGGGTCGGCGGCGGAACGACGACCGGTGGGGTCGCGTTGTTCGTCCTCTTCGCGTCCGGTGCGCTCGGTACGTTGCTCGGCGGGCGGTTCGCCACCCGGTACGGGCGGGTGCGCACGCTGCGCGTCTCGTACGCGATCGCGGTGCCGGCGCTCGCGGGCCTGGTGTTCGTACCCGGCCCCGCGTTCTTCGGGTTCCTCGCGCTGACCGCGATCGCGATGTCGATCCCGTTCTCGCTGCACGTCACGCTCGGTCAGGACTTCCTGCCCGGTCGCGTCGGCACGGCCGGCGGCATGACGCTCGGTCTCGCGGTCAGCATCGGCGGCGTCGCGACGCCGGTGCTCGGGGCGATCGCCGAGCACAGCTCGCTGCGGCTCGCGCTGTCCACGCTGATCGTGCTCGCGTTGTGCGGCAGCCTGATCGGGTACGCGATCACCGAACCGGCCCGACCTGTCCGGCAGGCGATCCCCGGGTGGGGAATTGTTGCCGTCTCACATACATTGACCAGTAATATGACTACTGCGCGGATCGATCGAACTGGGGTGGGACTTCGGTCCGAGCGGGGGCCGATCTTACTGGCCGTGATGCTGAGTGTCGGGCTGGTCGCGATCGACGCGACGATCCTGGCGACGGCCGTACCGTCGGTGGTTGCCGACCTCGGCGGCTTCACGCAGTTCCCGTGGCTGTTCTCGATCTACCTGCTGGCGCAGGCGGTGTCGGTGCCGATCTACGGCAAGCTCGCCGACCAGCGCGGGCGGAAGCCGATGATGCTGCTCGGCGTCGGGTTGTTCGTGCTCGGATCGGTGCTCTGCGGGTTCGCCTGGAGCATGCCGGCGCTGATCGCGTTCCGGCTGATCCAGGGTCTCGGCGCCGGGGCGATCCAGCCGATCGGCATGACGATCGTCGGCGACATCTACACGCTCGCCGAGCGGGCCAAGGTGCAGGGCTACCTGGCCAGCGTCTGGGGCATCTCGTCGTTCGTCGGGCCGACGCTGGGCGGAGTGTTCTCGGACTACATCTCCTGGCGATGGATCTTCTTCGTGAACATCCCGCTCGGCGTCGCGGCCGCCTGGGTACTGGTCCGCAAGTTCGACGAGAAGATCGGCGACAAGACCCGGCACCAGATCGACTACGCCGGCGCGATTCTGCTCGCGGTCGGCGGCTCGCTGTTGCTGCTCGGCCTGCTCGAGGGCGGCGTGATGTGGGACTGGGGTTCGACGACCAGCATCGTGATCCTGGCCGCGGCGGTGGTACTGCTCGTTGCGTTCGTACTGGTCGAGCGTCGCGCCGCGGAGCCGATCCTGCCGTTGTGGGTGCTCGGGCAGCGCGTACTGAACTCGGCCAACTCGGCGGCTTTGCTGATCGGGTTGCTGATGATCGGACTGTCCACGTACGTGCCGCTGTACGCGCAGAGCGTGCTCGGTACGTCCGCGCTGGTCGCCGGATTCACCTTGGCCGCGATGACGCTCGGCTGGCCGATCGCGGCCTCGCTCGCCGGGCGCATCTACCTGCGAGTCGGCTTCCGGACCACGATGACACTCGGCGCGATCATCGTCGTACTAGGGTCCGGGCTGTTGTTGATGGTCGGGCCCGACAGCTCCGTACTGCACCTGGCGGCGGCGTGCTTCGTGATCGGCATCGGACTCGGCTTCTCCGCGTCACCATCGGTCGTGGCGGCACAGTCGTCGGTCGACTGGCAGACGCGCGGCGTGGTGACCGGGGCGAACATGTTCTCCCGCTCCGTCGGCAGCGCGGTCGGAGTCGCTCTGTTCGGCGCGGTGGCGAACGCCGTGGTCGCGTCCCGGCTCGGCGACAACCACTCCGACTTGCAGAAGGTCCCCGCCGGCGTACTCGCTCCCGCCGTACATGACGTGTACTACGGCGCGGCGGCTGCGGCTGTACTGCTCGTGGCTGCTGTTCTGTTCATGCCCAACCGCATCACCGAACGACCGCTGCGCTAGTGCTCCGACACGGCGCACTAGTACTACTAGGTTGATGGCATGCGTACGGTCGACTGTGTTGGTGCACTGATCCGGGACGAGCAGCATCGCGTGTACCTGCAGCGGCGTACGCCCGACCGGCGGCTGCTGCCCGGGATCTGGGACATCGTCGGCGGTCATCTCGAACCCGGCGAGACACCGGAAGAGGCGCTCGTCCGCGAGGTCGAGGAGGAGACCGGCTGGAAGGTCCGCGACATCGTCTGGACGATCGCGGACTGGGAATGGGAGTGGGACGGTCGCGTACGCCGCGAAATCGACTATCTCGTCACGATCGACGGCGACCTCAGCCGTCCGCTACTCGAAGCCGGCAAGCACGACGCATCCGCCTGGGCCGGACCGGACGACCTCGACCTGCTGATGGTCAACCGCCCCGACGGCGACCGACGACTACGTGACCTGGTCGCGCGCACCGTACGCACCAGGTTCACCGAACACCTCCGCTTGGAACCGATCACCGGGCCCAACGGGGTACACCCCGGACATGCGCCGGACTGGGAGCGCGACGGGGTCGGCAAGTGGATCGCCTACGACCGCACCACCGGAGCCGCGGCCGGCCGCGGTGGCCTCTCCCGCCTCCCTGAAGGAACGCCGACCGCCGAGGCGATCGGCACGCTCGCCGGACCAGGCTGGGCCACCGACCGCCTGGAACTCGGCTGGGCGCTGGTCGAATCAGCCCGCGGTCGTGGGCTGGAGGCGGAGCTCGGGCAGGCCGGGTTGGACTATGCCTTCAACACCCTCGGTGCTCGCTCGGTGGTCGCCTTCACCGAACGGGTCGACACCGCATCTCAGGCGGTGCTACAGCGGCTCGGCATGCGGTACCTCGGCGAGATCCACGCTGAGGGCTGGTCCACCGACGCCGCTCAGATCCTGCCCGGCGCCCCCTTCGCCGTCTACGTCGCCTCGGGGGACAGCTGACTCTCTCCGGAAAGAAATCCGCACGGAGCGCCGGAAAGGTTCCGAAGAGCGGACCTCGAGCGGACATCTAGCGGTCCAGCGTGGTCACGAAGCGGGTCAGAAGGGTGGCGAAGGTGGTTCGTTCGGCGGGGGTCCAGTCGGCCATCGCGTCGGCGAAGCGGGACTGACGGTGCTTGTGGACGGTTGCCAGCTGGTCGTGCCCGGCCGGCGTGAGGACCAGGTTGGTCCGGCGGCCGTCCGCCTGGTCCGCCTCGCGCCGGATCAGCCCACCCGCGACCGCGGCGGCGACCAGCTTGCTCGCCCGCGGCTGATCGACCCCGAGCGCGGCCGCGACACCGTTGACCCCGATCGGCTCGCCCCCAGCCGCCTCGACCGCATCCAGCACCTCCTGCACCGGATCCGACCCACCCGCCTGCACCCCGAACGTACGCCGAGCCTGCCGCCGCCGGATCGCAACCATCGCCCCCTCGACCGCCTCAACCGAAGCCGCCTCAACAGCACCCGCCGCCTCGGGCGCAGCCGTCGCCGCCGCAGCCGGATCGGCCGCCTCAGCAGCCGGCTCGGGTGGATTGGCTGTCGGGGCTGGGTTGGTGTTGTTCATGTCCTCGTCCAACTATATGCTTGTTGACATGTATATGTCTGCTGACAACAAGCCTATCGGGTGGTGGCTGAAAGAGGTCGATCGGTTGATCGAGGCGTCGTTCGAGCGGCTGCTCGCGGCCGACGGGCTGAACCGGCGCCAGTGGCAGGCGCTGAACGCGGCGGCCGGCGGCGAAGTGATCGCGGTGGCGCTGGCGCCGTTCCTGGACGACGACCCGGCCGAGCTCGCCGCGGTGACGAATCCGCTGGTCGAGCGCGAGTGGCTGACCGGCGACGAGCTGACGGCGGCCGGGTCGCGTGCCCTGGCGGACCTGACGGTCAAGGTCCGGGCGCACCGCCGTGCGATCACGGCGGGCATCTCCGAGCCGGAGTACCTGACCACCGTCGGCGTACTGCGCCGGATGGCCGGCAACCTGGAGTGAAGGCTCCGAGTGTGACCGCCCAGGCGCGGCGGTCACACTCGGAGCCCAGCCACCTCAAGGGGGAGGTTCCCGGTGAGGTGTCGGGAGCCTCCGGTGTCCTACCGCCCAGGACACTCGGCCCTGCCTGGCCCGAGGTGTCGGCCAGGAGGTGGTTGGAACGGCTGGGCGGCGGCGATACAGGGAACTCAGCCGCCAAGCCCAGCCGGGCCGGTGGGCGGCGCGGTCCGGGGCTGAGGAGTGCCCCGGACCGCGCCTGGGTGGTGTCCGGGACTGAGGAGTGCCCCGAACTTTCCAGAACTGCCCCTGAACGTGAGGAGACTCCAGGGTGCAGCAACCGGGTCTGAGGAGGACCCGGACGCATATCGGGTGTTACCGGTGTTGCGGTCCTGCTTCAGTGCTGTTTCAGTCGGTGGAGTCGAGCGGTCCGAGCAGGTCGTTGGTGACCTTCAGACCGGCGAAACGACGCCGCATCGCCTGCTCGTAGCGGGCGGCCAGTGGCGCTTCCGCGACGTACTGTGCGATCACGTGCTCGCCGAACCAGACCCGGACTCTGCGCCGGTGCTGTCTCGACGTCATTTCCGCGATGCTCACTACCTCTCACCCCGTAACTCTCAGGCCTTGCAACCAGTTGGACTTACTGGTTGTCATGGCAGTAATGGTGCACGAGCCCAACGTGACCGCTCTAGGACCTGGACCGGACCTTTGCCGGACCTCTTCCGGTCCTCTCGCGGACATCTGGGGGACAGCACCTTGTCGTGGGGCATGAGTCGAGACAACGTCTTAGCTGACGTGAACGGGAGGAACGATGGCGGGTAGGTACGCGCCAAAGACGGTCCTGGCGCACCTGATCCAGCGCCGGAACCAGACCTACTCCGAGATCGTCGCCGAGTTCGTCGAGCTGGGTGGAACCATCACCGAGCGGCACCTGCGGCGGCTCGCATCGGGCGAGCGCGCGGGGACCACTCCTCAGACCCGGCGCACCCTGCAACGCATGTTCGGCAAGCCGGTCGAGGAACTCCTCTCGCCGTACCAGCCCGAACCGGCTGCCCAGGTGGTGCCGGCACCTGCCGCGAGTGGACGGATCACGACAGGTAATGAGATGGAGGTTCTCGACATGGCTGCCAGCCGAGCGAGGGCGTTTGCCCTCGCGGCCCAGTCCGGTCTCGGAAGCGAGGCCATGGAACAGGTGTACGACGACGTACGCCACGCCGCCCAGGCGTACCCGCAGCGCCCCCTGCCCGAAATCCTCGGCCAGCTGGTCGAGACGCAGGACCTGGTTTTCGGTCTGCTGGAGAGCCGCCAGCGCCCGGACCACCACCGCCAGCTGTACTTCCTGGCCGGGGTGACCGGCGGTCTGCTGGCCAAGGCCTCGCACGACCTCGGCAACCCGCACGCCGCCCTGACCCAGGCGCGGACCGCGTTCCTCTGCGCCGACAACGCCGACCACCACGGCCTCCGGGCCTGGGTCCGCGGCCTGCAGTCCCTGGTCTCGTACTGGGCCGGCAACCCGCACGACTCGGTCCGCTACGCGCAGCTCGGCGCCGGGTACGCGGAGCAGGCGAACAGCACCACCAGCGTCTGGCTCCCGGTCAGCGAGGCCCGGGCCTGGGCAGCGCTCGGCAACCCGGAAGCGGCCCGGCACGCGCTCGAGCGCGCCGAGGATGCCTGGGACTCGGTCCAGAACGACGACCTGGACGCCATGGGCGGCCTGTGCACGTTCGGCCGCAACCGCCAGCTCTACTACGCCGCCGACGCGCTGGCGTGGCTGCCGGGTGAAGTCGACCAGGCACAGCGGTACTCCAGCCAGGCAGTGGACGCGTACACCGACCAGAACCACCCGGAGTGGGCCTTCGGTGACGCCGCCGGCAGCCACGCCGCGATGGCGATCACCCGGATCGCGAGCGGCGAGCTGGACGGCGCGGCGGACGCGCTGGCGCCGGTGCTGACGCTGCCGACGGAGCGGCGGATCAACGGTGTCGTGCACTCGGCCCGCCGGGTCCACCAGGCGCTGCGGCAGTCCGGCCGCGCCGAGGATGCCCGGGAGCTGCAGGAGGAGATCGAGGCCTTCACCCGGACGCCGATGCAGACGTACCCCCGGTAGTCTCTGCCCGAAACTGGAGCGGTGGGGGAAAGGCAAGACAGCTATGGAGCTCAGCGGCGAGCTGACTGTACTGCGCGAATTCCGGACGTCCGACCTCGACGATTACCTGGCCATCGCCGGTGACGACCGGGTCACCACCTGGATGGCGTTCGACAGCTACGACCGGGCCAAGGCCGAGCAGAACCTGGCCGGCATCATCGACCGGTCGGCGCGGCAGGACCGGCCGGACTACATGCTCGCGGTCACCCGGCCGGTCGACGACCGCGTGGTCGGGTTCGCCCGGATCGCGCCGAGCGGACCCTGGACGGCGAAGCTCGGCTACGCGATCCACGCCGACCAGTGGGGCCGTGGGTACGCCACCGACGCCGCCCGGACGCTGCTGCGCTTCGCCTTCGGCACCCTGTCCCGGCACCGGGTGACCGCCGCGATCGGCCCCGAGAACGAGGCCTCGATCGCGGTCGTGAAGCGCCTCGGGTTCACGTACGAGGGCCAGCTTCGCGACCATGTCTTCACCAACGGCGGCTGGCGGGACTCGCTGCTGTACTCGCTGCTCGAACCCGAGTACGCGCCCGCCTGATCGAAGCGCTTGGCGTGGTGGGGAGACTGGATTCCATGGCCGCCACCAGTTCTGCTTCGCTGCCGCCGCTGAGTCCACCGAGTCCGCTGAGTCCACTGG
The genomic region above belongs to Kribbella solani and contains:
- a CDS encoding TetR/AcrR family transcriptional regulator translates to MSEVLRAPQQDRSRATRQRLLEAAVESLAEVGYAATTVSVVATRAGVSRGAAQHHFPTRADLFAAAVEYMTEVRLAEIRAQASDLPSGAGRTEAIVGMLADVYTGPLFRAALHLWVAASTEEALRQQIVRLEAHVGRQAHRALLEVLEVSERTAGVRETVQGVLDMARGLGLAALLTDDSARRRGIVRQWSRILDQALREPGV
- a CDS encoding AMP-binding protein produces the protein MIITSEFPPVEVLDLPIHDAVLGKAQEYGDRPAMVDGITGQELSYAQLDRMTRRIAAGLAELGIRHGDVIALHSPNTILYPAVFYGATRAGATVTTVNALYTADELHKQLVDSKAKLLVTISLFLPIATAAVEGTGVEQIFVCDQAEGYRSVQELLASTAPEPTVTIDPASDVAVLPYSSGTTGAAKGVMLTHRNIATNISQAEVMIQIAPGERVIAILPFFHIYGLSVLMNLPLRLGVTVVVLPKFDLQQFLTTLDQQRITRAFVAPPVVLALAKHPLVDGYDLSHLKYVTSAAAPLDGELAQACAKRLGLHAVLQAYGMTELSPGTHAVPQDDPEPPPGAVGKLFPSTELRLVGADGNDTDEGEIWIRGPQVMKGYLGRPADTDATVDPDGWLHTGDIGRMDARGYLYVVDRVKELIKYHGYQVPPAELEAVLLTDDRIADAAVIGVDADGNEVPKAFVVPMPGVALTAADVIAYVAARVAPYKKIRQVEFIDAVPKAASGKILRRELRAREAANE
- a CDS encoding AraC family transcriptional regulator, with translation MPETSQLPANTGHRPIQAGGGIEAHWHDRNQIVYAGRGVLSVTTDAGSWVAPGTRAIWIPAGTVHQHRAYGETALHTIGLEDNPLRLDVPSALVVSPLLRELILTYTSTEQQPPKPPTERLPTEQPLSEQPLSELAERARLRAVLLDQLRGSPQRPTYLPTAQDPRLAAACALLVDNPADGRTLTELGAVVGASERTLSRLCKTDLGMTFPQWRTQLRLHEGLRLLAEGESVTRVAHACGWASTSAFIDTFRRAFGHTPGSRKA
- a CDS encoding acyl-CoA dehydrogenase family protein, producing the protein MSFVESEERRELRKVVGELGAKYGYEWFNRQARSGGSTAELWLEAGKLGFLGVNLPEQYGGGGGGMADLSIVLEELGAAGCPLLMMVVSPSICGTVISRFGTADQKQRWLPGIADGSTIMAFAITEPDAGSNSHQITTTARRTGDGWSLTGRKVFISGLDVAKAVLVVGRTEDARTGKLKPALFIVPIDAPGVEFRQIEMDLISPDKQYALFLDDVQLPPDALVGSEDAALMQLFAGLNPERIMASAFAIGIARHALGKATAYVKERAVWKAPIGAHQGIAHPLAQIKIELELARLMMQKAAALYDAGDDLAAGEAANMAKYAAGEVAVRATDQAVQSLGGNGMTVEYGVAALVAAARATRIAPVSREMILNFVAQHSLGLPKSY
- a CDS encoding biotin carboxylase N-terminal domain-containing protein; translated protein: MTRINSVLVANRGEIARRIFRTARDLGLSTVAVHSTADASMPFVPEADAAVHLPGNTPADTYLRADLIIEAAQRAGADAIHPGYGFLSENAAFAQAAIDAGLTWIGPPVDAISSMGSKIEAKKLMAAAGVPVLAELTPAEVGATDLPVLVKASAGGGGRGMRVVTRLEDLAAEIEAASAEALSAFGDGTVFCERYLAGGRHIEVQVMADQHGTIWAVGERECSIQRRHQKVVEEAPSPLVERIPAMRPRLYDAARTAAAAIGYVGAGTVEFLADEAGEFYFLEMNTRLQVEHPVTEETTGLDLVELQFAIAGGAQLVPEPPPTVGHAIEVRLYAEDPLRDWQPQTGVLHRFDLSSGVRVDSGVVDGSEVSPYYDAMLAKVIASGPDRTAVARRLAGVLERAAIHGVGTNRDLLAWILRHPAFLAGDTDTAFFDKHGVGAGPDDAAVRVSALAAALADAAGRQARTPVQVASGWRNVPSQPQRKKYQVGAVGYEVAYRLTRDGLVADGNVRLIQADPERVVLDVDGVRRSFAVAAYAGLVCVDSPLGNVSLTPVARFVDPAQQVAAGSLVAPMPGTVVRVGVQVGDKVTQGQPLLWLEAMKMEHTIAAPADGVVNELPVDAGQQVEVGAVLAVVGEDA